Proteins co-encoded in one Rudaeicoccus suwonensis genomic window:
- a CDS encoding M1 family metallopeptidase — protein sequence MTVDPYLPGHGDASYTVRHYDLDLDYALENNSLKGQAVLTIEALEDLSELTLDLHALKVVKLSGPRISKHSHTDGRLRIRLQQPISVGKTTKLTVTYRGVPTPVPDKIGEAGWEELADGVIVASQPGGAPSWFPCNDRPDAKAPYRITISTASDYFVVANGQRTAVRRRAGRTTWTYEQSEPMAPYLATVQIGRYAEHTIPASVPLTAAVPPARRAAFDRAFADQPQMIELFERLFGPYPFGSYRVVVTDDSLEIPLEAQGLSIFGSNLLSRTWDAQRLIAHELSHQWFGNAVTLRRMRDIWLHEGFACYAEWLWSQESGGPSTHERAEEAWERLRRHRGSLLLGDPGVSDVFDDRVYKRGALTLHAIRLTIGDEAFFELLQTWVRRHSGGNVSTDDFTALADELGHSEVADVVDAWVYQIALPPLP from the coding sequence ATGACCGTCGACCCCTATCTGCCGGGGCACGGCGATGCGTCATACACGGTGCGCCACTACGACCTCGACCTCGACTACGCCCTGGAGAACAACTCGCTCAAGGGGCAGGCTGTCCTCACGATCGAAGCACTGGAGGACCTCTCCGAGCTCACACTCGACCTGCACGCGCTCAAAGTCGTCAAGCTGAGCGGGCCCAGGATCAGCAAGCACAGTCACACCGACGGGCGGCTGAGAATCCGCCTGCAGCAACCGATTTCGGTCGGCAAGACCACCAAGCTGACCGTCACCTATCGCGGCGTGCCGACGCCCGTGCCCGACAAGATCGGCGAGGCCGGGTGGGAAGAACTCGCCGACGGCGTCATCGTCGCCTCGCAGCCGGGCGGCGCGCCAAGCTGGTTCCCGTGCAATGACCGCCCGGATGCCAAGGCGCCGTACCGCATCACGATCAGCACCGCGTCGGACTACTTCGTCGTCGCCAACGGCCAGCGCACCGCCGTCCGCCGGCGCGCCGGTCGCACGACGTGGACGTACGAGCAGTCCGAGCCGATGGCGCCCTATCTCGCGACCGTGCAGATCGGCCGGTATGCCGAGCACACCATCCCGGCGTCGGTCCCGTTGACGGCCGCGGTCCCGCCAGCCCGACGTGCGGCCTTCGACCGTGCCTTCGCCGATCAGCCGCAGATGATCGAGTTGTTCGAGCGGCTGTTCGGGCCATACCCGTTTGGCTCGTATCGCGTTGTGGTCACTGATGATTCGCTGGAGATCCCGCTTGAGGCCCAGGGGTTGTCGATCTTCGGCAGCAACCTGCTCAGCCGCACGTGGGATGCGCAGCGGCTGATCGCACACGAGCTGTCACACCAGTGGTTCGGCAACGCGGTCACTCTGCGTCGGATGCGCGACATCTGGCTGCACGAGGGCTTCGCCTGCTACGCCGAGTGGTTGTGGTCGCAGGAGTCGGGTGGTCCGTCGACACACGAGCGAGCCGAGGAGGCATGGGAGCGGCTGCGGCGGCACCGCGGATCGCTGTTGCTCGGCGACCCAGGCGTCTCCGATGTCTTCGACGACCGCGTCTACAAGCGAGGAGCGTTGACACTACACGCGATTCGGCTCACGATCGGTGACGAAGCATTCTTCGAACTGCTGCAGACCTGGGTCCGGCGTCACAGCGGAGGCAACGTCAGCACGGACGATTTCACTGCGCTCGCCGACGAGCTCGGGCATTCCGAGGTGGCTGACGTGGTCGACGCGTGGGTCTACCAGATCGCCCTGCCACCGCTGCCCTGA
- a CDS encoding Pls/PosA family non-ribosomal peptide synthetase, translating to MTLLRGPHAPVARTLVDIFTETVSECPDAPAIDNGATVLTYEELFDEASDVAAALAELGVGRGARIGIRINSGTTDLYVAILGTLMAGAAYVPVDADDPEERARTVFGEAAVAAIIGNDLDIQLQQGDSAPIELTEPEPTDDAWVIFTSGSTGKPKGVAVTHRNAAAFVDAESRLFLQDHPVGVDDRVMAGLSVAFDASCEEMWLAWRYGACLVPAPRSLVKSGMDLGPWLVANDITVVSTVPTLLGMWPAHALDKVRLLILGGEACPPEVGVRYVTAQREVWNTYGPTEATVVACAARLDGSDPVRIGLPLDGWDLEVVDAAGQPVADGSTGELIIGGVGLARYLDPVKDAEKYAAMPTLGWERAYRSGDLVVRDEAGLVFAGRADEQIKLGGRRIELGEIDAALSALPGVAGGAAAIRSTGAGNKILVGYLVTGADFDLESALTRLRDELPATMVPRLAAVDTLPTRTSGKIDRDALPWPIATLRAGGSGAGSGDEGEAPLDGTAALIADIWLDLLGAVATSASDNFFDLGGGSLTAAQLVSRLREQQPEITVADIYAHPTVGSLADQLDSMSAPTNQRERDVPPTPVKTQFAQHAGLIGTRWLAGLRWVTWVLIGARLLHGHVPVALPRTPWWVLGVLWLVFLTPPGRILLTVALVRTVLTGIGPGDYPRGSRVHLRLWLAERIVDEVGAVRLSSAPWVRLYARLLGARIGRDADLHSIPPVTGLLTVGRAASIEPEVDLSGHWLDGDRLLIGPVTVHAEARVGTRSTLCPGAVVGRRSEVAPGSAVFGEIPDDESWSGAPATRVRKARGPWQDTRPPHRPVFSFLYGALAVLITLLPILATAGGTAVAIAVLGHRNLAAMAVPMTIAGGVTGIVILVVLCWILLRILGIGLRPGYHPVHSRQALQAWGTLRALDETRTWLFPLYSSGLTPMWLRALGARIGKDVEASTVLMIPSLVTVGDGAFLADDTLVGPYELGGGWLRIERTKVGKRAFVGNSGMTAPGRKVPKRGLVAVLSAAPGRTDKAKSGTSWLGSPPVRLRRQSNKTDAGRTYQPARTLKVARALVEVCRLVPWLLGFALCAVVALLLAGAAHRWGSWSAFVLAGPALLVGGAVAAGLATVAKWLLIGRIRAGEHPLWSTFVWRNELADTFVEMLAAPWLARSAPGSPVLVWWLRSMGARIGKGVWCETYWLPEADLIELQDGATVGRGCVVQTHLFHDRVLSMDTVRLQRGATIGPHSVILPAATIGRHATVGPVSLVMRGEFVPDKTRWIGNPIGPWVDDE from the coding sequence GTGACCCTGCTTCGCGGCCCACACGCGCCGGTGGCGCGCACCCTCGTCGACATCTTCACCGAGACCGTGAGCGAGTGCCCCGATGCACCCGCGATCGACAACGGCGCCACGGTACTCACCTACGAGGAGTTGTTCGACGAGGCCTCCGACGTGGCAGCGGCGCTGGCCGAGCTGGGTGTCGGGCGCGGCGCGCGGATCGGCATACGGATCAACTCGGGCACGACCGACCTGTATGTCGCAATCCTCGGCACACTCATGGCCGGCGCGGCATACGTGCCCGTCGACGCCGACGACCCCGAGGAACGCGCACGCACCGTCTTCGGCGAGGCAGCCGTCGCCGCGATCATCGGCAACGACTTGGATATCCAACTGCAGCAAGGCGATTCGGCTCCGATCGAGCTGACCGAGCCCGAGCCGACCGACGACGCCTGGGTGATCTTCACCTCCGGATCGACCGGCAAGCCCAAGGGGGTCGCGGTCACCCACCGCAATGCCGCGGCCTTCGTCGACGCCGAATCGCGGCTGTTTCTGCAGGATCACCCGGTCGGGGTCGACGACCGGGTGATGGCCGGATTGTCGGTCGCCTTCGACGCCAGCTGTGAGGAGATGTGGCTCGCGTGGCGGTATGGCGCATGCCTGGTCCCCGCGCCGCGATCGCTGGTCAAGAGCGGCATGGATCTCGGCCCCTGGCTGGTGGCCAACGACATCACCGTCGTGTCGACGGTGCCCACCCTGCTGGGGATGTGGCCGGCGCACGCCCTCGACAAGGTGCGCCTGCTGATCCTCGGTGGTGAGGCATGCCCGCCCGAGGTCGGCGTGCGTTATGTAACCGCCCAGCGTGAGGTCTGGAACACCTACGGCCCGACCGAGGCCACCGTGGTCGCGTGCGCCGCCCGGCTCGACGGCAGCGACCCTGTGCGCATCGGATTGCCGCTGGACGGTTGGGATCTGGAGGTTGTCGACGCCGCCGGTCAGCCCGTCGCCGACGGCTCGACCGGCGAGCTGATCATCGGCGGGGTCGGTCTGGCGCGCTATCTCGACCCGGTCAAGGACGCCGAGAAGTATGCCGCGATGCCGACGCTCGGCTGGGAGCGCGCCTACCGCTCCGGCGACCTGGTCGTGCGGGATGAGGCGGGGCTGGTGTTTGCCGGCCGCGCGGACGAGCAGATCAAACTCGGTGGTCGCCGCATCGAGCTGGGGGAGATCGACGCGGCATTGTCGGCGCTGCCCGGTGTCGCCGGTGGTGCGGCGGCGATCAGGTCGACCGGTGCGGGAAACAAGATTCTGGTCGGATATCTCGTGACCGGCGCCGACTTCGACCTGGAGTCGGCACTGACGCGGTTGCGCGACGAGTTGCCCGCGACGATGGTGCCGCGGTTGGCCGCCGTAGACACGCTGCCGACGCGCACGTCGGGCAAGATCGACCGCGACGCGCTGCCGTGGCCGATCGCGACCCTGCGCGCAGGCGGGTCCGGGGCCGGTTCCGGCGATGAGGGCGAGGCTCCGCTTGACGGCACCGCGGCGTTGATCGCCGACATCTGGCTGGATCTGCTGGGCGCGGTGGCGACATCGGCCTCGGACAACTTCTTCGACCTCGGTGGCGGCAGCCTCACCGCCGCCCAACTGGTGTCCCGCCTGCGCGAGCAGCAACCGGAGATCACCGTCGCTGACATCTACGCCCACCCGACCGTGGGTTCGCTTGCAGATCAACTGGATTCGATGTCGGCGCCCACCAATCAGCGCGAACGCGACGTGCCACCGACACCGGTGAAGACTCAATTCGCGCAGCACGCCGGACTGATCGGCACCCGGTGGCTCGCAGGTCTGCGGTGGGTGACGTGGGTGCTCATCGGCGCACGATTGCTGCACGGACACGTGCCGGTGGCGTTGCCGCGCACGCCGTGGTGGGTGCTCGGAGTGCTCTGGCTGGTCTTCCTCACCCCACCTGGCCGAATCCTGTTGACCGTCGCGCTGGTTCGCACAGTGCTGACAGGGATCGGCCCTGGCGACTACCCGCGCGGCAGCCGGGTGCACCTGCGCCTCTGGCTGGCCGAGCGCATCGTGGACGAGGTCGGCGCCGTCCGGCTGTCGAGCGCTCCGTGGGTGCGGCTGTACGCCCGCCTGCTGGGGGCCAGGATCGGCCGCGACGCCGACCTGCACAGCATCCCGCCGGTGACCGGACTGCTCACCGTCGGCCGCGCCGCATCGATCGAACCCGAAGTCGACCTGTCCGGACATTGGCTCGACGGCGACCGTCTGCTCATCGGTCCGGTGACCGTGCACGCCGAGGCGAGAGTCGGCACGCGTTCGACGCTGTGCCCTGGCGCGGTCGTCGGTCGCCGGTCCGAAGTCGCCCCAGGCTCAGCAGTTTTCGGCGAGATTCCTGACGACGAGTCCTGGAGCGGCGCACCCGCAACACGAGTCCGCAAGGCACGCGGACCATGGCAGGACACGCGACCACCGCACCGTCCGGTGTTCTCGTTCCTGTATGGCGCGCTTGCCGTCCTCATCACGCTGCTGCCGATCCTGGCCACTGCCGGTGGCACAGCCGTGGCAATCGCCGTCCTCGGCCACCGGAATCTGGCTGCGATGGCCGTGCCCATGACGATCGCCGGCGGCGTGACCGGCATCGTCATACTTGTCGTCCTGTGCTGGATTCTGTTGCGAATACTGGGAATCGGGCTGCGACCCGGCTATCACCCGGTGCACAGCCGGCAAGCGCTGCAGGCATGGGGCACGTTGCGGGCGCTGGACGAGACGCGCACCTGGCTTTTCCCGCTGTATTCCAGCGGTCTGACTCCGATGTGGTTACGCGCGCTCGGGGCGCGGATCGGCAAGGACGTCGAGGCGTCGACCGTGCTGATGATTCCCTCACTGGTCACCGTCGGCGACGGCGCATTCCTGGCCGACGACACCCTGGTCGGGCCGTACGAACTCGGTGGCGGGTGGCTGCGCATCGAGCGCACCAAGGTCGGCAAGCGGGCGTTCGTCGGCAACTCAGGCATGACGGCGCCTGGTCGCAAGGTGCCCAAACGTGGCCTGGTTGCTGTGCTTTCGGCCGCACCCGGCCGCACGGACAAGGCGAAGTCGGGCACCTCCTGGCTGGGCAGCCCGCCGGTGCGATTGCGTCGTCAGTCGAACAAGACCGACGCCGGGCGCACCTACCAGCCGGCGCGCACGTTGAAGGTCGCGCGCGCCCTGGTCGAGGTGTGCCGACTCGTGCCGTGGCTGCTCGGGTTCGCGCTGTGCGCGGTCGTGGCACTGCTGCTGGCCGGGGCAGCACACCGCTGGGGCAGCTGGAGCGCATTCGTGCTCGCCGGACCTGCACTGCTGGTCGGCGGAGCGGTGGCGGCAGGCCTGGCAACTGTCGCGAAGTGGTTGCTGATCGGGCGGATTCGCGCCGGGGAGCACCCCCTGTGGAGCACGTTCGTATGGCGCAACGAATTGGCCGACACCTTCGTCGAGATGCTGGCGGCGCCATGGTTGGCTCGATCGGCGCCCGGCAGCCCCGTGCTGGTGTGGTGGTTGCGGTCGATGGGTGCACGCATCGGCAAGGGCGTCTGGTGCGAGACCTACTGGCTGCCGGAGGCCGATCTGATCGAGTTGCAGGACGGCGCGACGGTCGGCCGCGGCTGTGTCGTGCAGACCCACCTGTTCCACGACCGGGTGCTGTCCATGGACACCGTGCGCCTGCAACGAGGTGCGACGATCGGACCGCACAGCGTCATACTGCCGGCCGCGACAATCGGCCGACATGCCACAGTGGGTCCGGTTTCCCTAGTGATGAGAGGCGAATTCGTGCCTGACAAGACCCGTTGGATCGGCAACCCGATCGGCCCGTGGGTGGACGACGAATGA